The DNA segment CAGGAAAATGATAAAGGTGAGAAGCGCAGTGACTACAGGATTCGCCACTGCTGCCACTGCAAGGAAAGCGTTCATGGGTGTCTAATTACGGGAACTACCTTGTAAGTCTGTTACTGCTCTCTAGGTCTAACACCAGTGCAATTGATTTCTGCAAACATTTTATTATAAGACAATGAGGTTGTCAGATTTTCCAACAACCAAATGCAAATGGAAACAAACTTTAAAAGCTAAAGTCATCAAAGAGAATGGCATTTTAACAATACAGTTTGATTGTTACATTATTGACAGCAACTATTTCTGGAATATCCCTATTTGTAAAATCGAGATGCTCGTTACTTGACCGCTTTATAAAGTGTCTTTGGTTAAGCAATAGCACTTAAAGAAGAAATAAGTAGGTTACGTTGTTGTCCTCAAAGCAACCGTCAGTATCATGTTTACCGATACTAGTTGCTCTTAGCCCTGAGTATGATTCAATGGGCTAGTAAAAAGGTTATGACTGTTACTGGTTAAGTTACACTATCTTGGTTAGAACTAAGTGAGGATAGTTATTAACCTAAATCAGTTCTCAAAAAGAGCATTCATGTCCAAATTTATGATAAACCGGTAAATATACAAAAACCGGTTAAGTTTGCACCCATCTCGATTAATTTGTGTTTGGTTTAATAAAAGCGAAGCGATTTCTGATCTAAAAATTGATACCTTGACACCTGTAAGGAGACAGGTAAATTCTGGCAGTTGTTTAGAGATTAACTAGGCCAAGGAGTTTCTGATTCTGCTGTACACTATCCAAATCTTCTCCCTATAGAGAGAGTCACCATAACTTGCCTTCTAACGCTTGTCCGTTGTCTGAAAGGAAGGACTCTCCGAGTCAGAGAGAGGCATTATCCCCCGCCCCTATTCACATTTTCGGAGCATAATGATATTTCTAAGGATTCCCCTGGAATAATTAAATGGCCTAAGTTGCTTTCAGAGCAAATTTCTCTGTAATCTTTTGGGATTAGCTAAAAACGGAGAGGGAGGGATTCGAACCCTCGAGGGCGCTAACCCTACACGATTTCGAGTCGTGGGCGATCAACCGGACTCCGCCACCTCTCCATATGTCCATAGAACTTGGCCAATCTTGGCGCAGACTTATCGAGTCACAATCATGTCACGTATAAACGGTAGCGTGTCAATAATAACTTGGGATAGACTTTCCCCTATTCAGGTTATCGTTTCAGCACTTCAGCCAAGCATTTAACCCAATTCTGAATGACTCAAGAAATTTTAGGTTCGCACGACACGTTAGATAAAATTGCTGCTGATCAGCTCCCGACGGCAGAACTTGTGTGTTACTACTAGCAAATTAAATCAAGTATAATGACTACAATTAAATTCAGCATATTGCTGATAGAATATGTGTCTTTGGTAAGCGGCCTGCATGATTAGTCATCTGTTGCTGCTAAGCTGTTAGATTTATAACATCAAGACCAAGTATACTTGCAAATCCACTGGTAGTTTACAAATATACAATTCTAAAATATTAAGCAATTATAGTTACTTTGCTAATCTAAATATCAGTATCCAACTGAGCGTTGGCAAGCAGTCATTATATCTTTGTTGTTTGTTGTACGCCTTTCCTCTAGTTTTGATAAGAACGGATAGAAGTGATAGGTGTAGAATTATAGGTTTGTATGACTGTGATGATGATGGTTGTCAATTTACGATGCACTGGCTAAGATCAAACAATTTGATTTCAAGATAGCAAGTATCTGTTAGCAATTGAAGTGAGCAGTTTCCCAATGGTCAATTGCTGCCGAATGTTAACATTAAAAATGTTAACATTCGGCAGCAACAACGAGTAAAATCTTAAGAACAATATGACCAACTAAAACACAACGATCCGGATAATCTAAATAAATGCTCCTCTAGAAAGAAAATAATTTTAAACAGCATATTTACAACAGAATTAGTCACTCAACCACTCAGAAGAAGCGGAAATCCCAAAGCCTCTCGTTCAGCCAGCCATGTTTCTGCTACCCCCCGTGCCAAGTTGCGAATCCGGCTGATTGTGGCGGTGCGTTCTGTAACTGAAATCAAACCACGCGCTTCTAATAGATTAAACACATGGCTACACTTGAGTACGAAATCAAGAGCTGGTGCCGGCAACAACTGTTCTATAAGATCTGCTGCCTCAGCTTCGTAAATGGAGAATAACCGTTTGAGCCGCTCTGGATTAGAAGCTTCAAAATTGTAATAACATTGGCCTCTCTCAAAAGGCAACCAAATATCACCATATGTATGGCTTGCGTTCCAGCGCAGATCCCATATATTTTCTATATCTTGAAGGTACATAGCTAGTCGCTCAAGACCATAGGTAATTTCAATTGACACCGGCTTGCAATCCAGACCGCCGCACTGCTGGAAATAGGTGAACTGGGTAATTTCCATACCATCTAGCCACACCTCCCATCCGACACCCCAAGCCCCGAGAGTGGGCGACTCCCAGTTGTCCTCAACAAAACGAATATCGTGATCGACTAATTTAACCCCTAATGTCTCAAGGGAAGCGAGATAGGTCTCCTGAATTGAATTTGGAGACGGTTTGATCAGAACTTGATACTGAAAGTAATGCTGTGCTCGGTTCGGATTATCTCCATAACGTCCGTCTGTGGGGCGGCGACAGGGCTCGGTGTAAGCCACAGCCCAGGGTTCAGGACCAATTGTGTTTAGTACAGTATGAGGATTCATGGTGCCAGCCCCTTTCTCAATGTCGTAAGGCTGAAGCAAGAGACAGCCTTGGCTAGCCCAGAATTCGTTTAACGTGCTGATAATGTCTTGAAAATACACGAATCCTTCTATGATTAGGGTTATAACTTATGAGATGGTAGAATGGTAGTGAGATCAAAAAACAACAGACCATTGATCTAACGGTTTACCAGCAATTTTTTTCGATTACAAATAATTGAAGGTTTAATATACTTTCTTTTCCAGTTTAGGTCTATTAGTAGAGTGACAAATTAAAAACTAATTATAAGTATGGACGCTTACACAATATATAGTTTATTCTAAGAAATAGAAGGGAAGCAATCAGATATAAAATAATTACACTTACTTTAGAAGTATAAAAGATATAGCATCAATTATAAAAAGATAGTCTTACTTTAAAATAGATGTTTGGCAAACAATAAAATTATTAAATATCTTTATTTTACGTTTTTTCGAAATTTATATTTATTCAATATAGAAATTTAGGTAGTGTTAGAAAGCTTTATATTATCAAGTAAGATTTTTAGATTATTAATCTTAGTGCAATAGTAAAGTATGGTTTTAAGTTTGTTAAAATACCTTATGTTTATTAAATAATGTCAGTATAAATAACATCATTATTTATACTGACATTATTTAATATTATTACTTTAGAAATATAAGTTAGTTTTTTAAGATATAAGCCTAATATTATTGTTACTAACTAAAATATAATACTAATCTTGATTAAAGGATAATAAAAATGTTAGTTAGTGATTAATTTAAAAGTAAATTATAAAACAGTAACTTTTAAAAACAAAAATAATAATTACGGCAAGATTATTTGTATTCTATTTATTTTAAATTATATAATATTTACTAAAATTATTTTAATATATAGAAATTATAAAATGAGATAATTTTTAAAGTAATTTGGTAGTATTTGCACATTAAGAATATAAAACGTAATCAATTTAGTATGAACTAAAGTTTGATATAAACTATATGCAGTTTATAAACTGTAATGTCTGAAAGATTTGATGTTCTTGTTGAAGGGATGAGTGAAGAGAACGCATTGTCATTGATAATGGCTAAAACATCAGACATTCAAAGGCCATCAGACCGTTACTTTGCAGCGACACGTCTTGGCTTAAGTAGTAGTGAAGAGACATTAGATGCTTTATTAAAAGCTACTAGTAAATTAAGAACAGATGAATTATACGATCGAATAACACGACGAAAATCAATTGAATCGTTAGGAAGAAGAAAGGATAAACGAGCCATACCAATTTTAATTAATATTTTAAAATGCGTAGATACTGAAGCTGTAATTAATGCTATTTATGCTTTAATACGTATTGGTTGGGATCCAGACTTGAAGGAACAAAATTTACTGTTATCAATATTAAATGGAGTGAGTACAAAGACTCGAGCAGTTATTCAAGCTCATACAAGACTAGAGATTAAAAATTCAAAAGCTGAATCTAGTATCCAATCGCTTTGTAATGATGAGCAAGTTTTAGTATCAGGTGCAGCAAGAGCTTATCAAGCAAGAGTATTTAAGAGAAATTATTTGCTGGATCCGCTTATAGATCAATTATCAAATATTATTGCAGGTAAAAGACGCTCCGCTGTAATAGATTTAGGCGATGCTAGAGACTGTAACAGGCTTGCTGCCTTAATACAAGCACCAGTATCTATGTCGCTTAGAGCAAATAGTTGTTTTCAAATAGTTGAAAATCAAAGTTTGGTTCAATCTAATGACTTGGCTTTGTATCTTGAAACTCTTTTAACTGATAATCCGAAACGTTTGAATATCAGAAAAGAATGGCAATGTGGGCTTGATGTAAATGAGATAGAACGACGCTTGAGCCATCAAGATGAAGCTATTCAATATGGGGCAGCTCTGAGCCTTATGTCTCTTGATTTGGAAAGTTGCTTAAATGTGGTTGATAGCATGCAAGAAAGACTCTGGTCAGACTATGTCACAAATTATTACTTAACATGCATCATCGGCTTGAGAGGATTATCTGAAAAAAGTTATCTAATAAAGTCAGCTCTTCATGAAACTACTCCTCAGTATACAAAGTCAAGAGTTGCTGCTGCTTGGGCATGCTTAAAACTAGAGCTTTATGACCAATTAGAAATTATCTACGAGTTGTCAAACTCTGCATACTGGAAACCCCTTCGTTGGACTTGTCAACAAGTTTTTACTCGCTTGGTTGACAAGCAAAGAACCCTTATAAAGACATAAATTCTGTTATTTTAACTAAGCAAGGAAGAGTTCTTATCTTACCACTAAATGACATGAATCTCACATAAATGTGTAAATATAATCACATTTATGTGAGATTAATTTATATATATTGTCATATAAAAATTCATTAGTGATTATTAATATAGCAGTAAAGTTGGATTGAAATTGTATGCAGAATCGTAGCTTATTATAGAGAACTACTAAAGATCAAAACACAAATAAAATTTTTAGAGGCGTTAAGACACATCCAAACTAGCTAGAGTTTATGACGAATATTTTTATCTAAATTAAACAATTAGTTGAATCAAATAATGTATAATTAAATCATCATTTGAATTATAGTCCTTCTGTTTACATAGTTATATTAAACCGATATAATTTTTTAACTTACTCTCATGAAACAGTTGAGTTACTGTGATATCTTTCAGAAATTTATCTCGATATTAACTATTAGTTAATTGGCTGTAAAGTCACCTAGTAACACTATTAAATTGTAGTCTTGCTAACTTGTAAGTAATCGGTCTAAGTATAGTTTTTTTAATTAAAATTATGTAATATTGCAAATTGCACCTTAAGCAGATGCGTTGTAGCTTTGTTGTAATGGCTTCGGTTAATCTAGAACTGATAGAGAATAAATTAGCCTGAATTATATCAACCTAAATAACAGACATTAAAACTAATAAATCACTTGGGATGTCGATAATCTTGACAAGATTATCTCTGAATTCTTTATACCTAGAATATTGGCGAAATTTTATTTTTGCGTTTATTGAGATCAAGGACTTTTCTAATGCAAAACATACTGCTCGTAAACAAATTTAAAATAATCTGTTGGTAAATTAAAACCAAGATGGTAGATCTTATAAAGATTAATTTTATAACACTAAATGATAATAAAAACACTTAATAGTTTGATATTTATAATCTGAGTCGAAATTAATTTGCATTTCAATCAAAAATAAAAGCTTTGTTTTTATTTAAGCATTCTTAAGTTAGTCAATATAAGCTTGCGGTGGGTCCGTTTGGTTTAGAGAATGAGATGCAACAATGGTTTATTTAAGGTCAATCAGTAAAACTGTATTTATCCAATTATCAGGAAGTTTTTAACGGTAGCTGAGACAAATTTAAGATCGAGTACAGTTTGTTCTAATTTTATCTTTTCCTTTAGCTTACCCAAACCTAAAGTTGGATTACGCCGCAAGTACCTCAAATGACACTGTAGGCGTGAGGTTATGCATGCAATAACAATAAGCCCATCTGTCCTCCGGCCATAGATCGATGCTGAGACTTTGAGAAACCTGCTGTATTCGCCATTGCTTCTTGATCAGTTCCTACGGGAAAGCGCTGAAGACTGCGTTCCAAATAAGCATATTCATCGCCTAAACCTATAGCGGCAGCGACAGGAACTACCAACTGACGAAAGTAGAAGCGCTGAAATATGGCCGCAGCTGTACTGGAGATCAAGCGGTTGAGATCTAGCACTCCTGCACGACCACTTGGTTTCAGTAAACGGTGCATTTCCCGCAGACCCATCGCAGGATCAGTCAGGTTTCGGAGACCGTAAGCCATTACGATTCCGTCTACACTCCTTGACGGCAGTTTTGTTGCCAAAGCATCCCCCTGATTAAAAGTCACGGGTAACCAAGGCTGCCGTCGCTGTCGCTCTCGGGCCAACTTTAGGGGAACCGCAGCAGTATCAAGACCAATCACCCTGCCCTTAGGGCGAACATGACGCGAAAGTTCTAGGGCTATATCACCCGTGCCACAGCAGAGATCAAGCCAGATTTCTCCAGGGACAGGCTTCAAAGACCGCACTACCTGTCTCTTCCATTGGCGATGCAAGCCAAGACTAAGAACGTCATTGAGTCGGTCATAACTAGGAGCAATGGTGTTGAAAAGTTTCTTAATAGCAGCTGAATTGCCTGATTTCATGGCCGAATCTTTAAACCACGAGCTAACAGGTTTGTTTTAATCTGCTCCACGGTGAGAATGCCGTCGTGCAACAAGGATGCCAATAATGCTGCTGAAGCATGTCCACCCTTAGGTCCGGTTTGCAACACCATCGCAATATGATCAAGACAACCAGCACCCCCAGAGGCGATCACGGGTATTGATACAGTAGAAGCCACGGCACGCGTCAGCTCCAAGTCATACCCGGCCTGTGTTCCGTCTCCATCCATGGAGGTCAACAGGATCTCGCCTGCACCAAGGTCGGCCACGCGTCTAGCCCAGAACAGAACGTCAAGACCGGTGTTTTTACGGCCACCTTGAACGTAAACATCCCAGCCGCCGGAGAGACGCCGCCGCCGGGCGTCGATTGCAACGACGATGCACTGGCGGCCGAAGTGTCGAGCACCTTCCCTAACAAGCTCGGGCCGATGCACCGCTGAAGAATTCAGGCTGACCTTGTCAGCGCCGGCGTGCAGTAACTCGGTAATGCCTTCCACGGAATTGATTCCACCGCCTACGGTGAATGGGATCGTCACCGAATCAGCCGTGCGTCGTACCAGATCCACCAGGGTGGTTCTTCCTTCATGGCTGGCTGCGATGTCGAGAAAGACCAGTTCATCGGCGCCAGCGCGGCTGTAATGATAGGCAAGTGCCACCGGATCCCCAGCATCACGAAGTCCAGCGAAGTTGACACCTTTCACTACTCGTCCACCAACAACATCCAGGCAAGGAATCAGACGTGAGGCAACCATTGTTGTGATGCAAAAGCGACTGTTAAGGTTGCGCCATTCTCCAAGCTTTCCAGACAATGTCCCAGACCATCTCGATTACCATCGGATCTAAGATCAGGGTTTCTCGCGTCCGAGACCGCATTCCCAAAAGCCTGGTGGACCTTTTAAAAAAAGATCCCAGCGGAACGGTAGAGGAATTCCGTACAGTGGACGGTAAAGGAATCGGTGTCGTGGTGAAGCTTAATGATGGTTCCACTAGCTGGTTCTTCGAAGATGAGATCACAGCCGCTTGAGTGTTGATCCTGTGAGCGATGTACGCCAGCTGTTGGGTATGAAAGGTGCCTCGGGCACCACCACTAGCATCTGGAAGCTGCGGCTGCAGCTAATGAAGCCCGTTACTTGGATTCCCTTAACCTGGGGTGTTATCTGTGGTGCAGCTGCAAGCGGGGGATACCACTGGAAACTAGACCATGTGTTGGCCGCATTCGTTTGTATGCTGATGAGTGGTCCACTATTGGCTGGATTCACCCAAACCATTAACGATTTTTACGATCGCGAAATTGATGCCATTAACGAGCCATATCGACCTATTCCATCTGGAGCAATTCCCCTCGGCCAGGTGAAGCTACAGATTTGGGCGTTGCTGTCGACTGGTCTAGGTGTTGCTTATGGTCTTGACATATGGGCGCAACACACGATCCCAGTGCTGTTTTTCCTCGCCCTCGGTGGCTCCTTTTTGAGCTTTATCTACTCGGCCCCTCCCCTAAAGCTAAAGCAAAATGGTTGGTTGGGCAACTATGCCCTCGGTGCTAGCTACATTGCCCTCCCATGGTGGGCTGGTCAGGCACTATTCGGTTATCTCACTTGGAGCACAGCCCTATTGACGCTGATCTACAGCATGGCGGGGCTCGGCATTGCCGTGGTGAATGACTTCAAAAGCATTGAAGGCGATCGAGCCCTAGGGCTTCAGTCCCTTCCAGTGTTGTTTGGCATCAAGCGAGCTAGTTTGATCAGTGCCGGAATGATCGATCTCTTCCAGCTTGCCATGGTTGCAGTTTTAATCGCCATTGGTCAAAACTTTGCAGCGGTGCTTCTGGTTCTTCTGATCGTACCCCAGATTACTTTTCAGGATATTTGGCTTTTGACAGATCCGATCAAATTCGACGTTAAGTACCAAGCCAGCGCACAACCCTTTTTGGTGCTTGGCATGTTGGTTACTTCTTTAGCAGTTGGTCATAGTTCCTTGACTCATGTGATGTGAATCACACCCGCTTGCATTGGGTTTTCATCGCTGGAACAGCTGCTGCTGTCGGTATTGGCACCGCCTTTGGGACCCGCGCTTTCACACAGCTCGTAGATTCAAAACTGCCAGATGCACGAGGCATCGCCAGCTTCAACCGGCCAGGAACGATTACTCTTCTATCATCTAGGGGTAGAGTGATCCAGAAGCTGGGCCCCGCAACCCGGGATAAAGTTAGACCGGGCGGGATGCCCTTAATTGTTCAACAAGCATTTATCTCTGCAGAAGACCGGAGATTTTTTCAGCATGATGGTGTGGATAGCTGGGGGATCGCTCGGGCTATTGTCACCAATGTTCGTCAGGGTGCGATCCGTGAAGGAGCAAGCACGATCACCCAACAATTAGCCCGTATCGTTTTTTTGAGCCAAGACCGCACTATCACGCGAAAACTAAAGGAAGCAGCTCTATCTCTCAAGCTGGAGCGCCAACTCAGTAAGCAGCAGATTCTTGAACAATATCTCAACCACGTGTATCTAGGTTCCGGTGCTTATGGAGTATCGGATGCAGCTTGGATTTATTTCTCTAAAACACCTGATCAACTCACGATTCCAGAAGCTGCTTTGATAGCGGGGTTGCCTCCAGCTCCATCAATTTATTCACCACTGGTGAATCCAGGGCTGGCCATCAAGCAACGCGCGTTAGTGCTTAACCGCATGGTCCAGTCGGGATGGATAAGCCGAGATGCAGCTAAAACCGCCAGCGAGTCCCCTCTAGCACTCAAGCCAGCCACGCCAAAATATTTCAATAGCGCCGCTCCCTACTTCACCACATGGGTAGCCAAGGAGTTGCCTAAACTAGTCACACCTGAACAACTTGAAGTAGGTGGATTGAAAGTCAGAACGAGTCTCATTCTCGATTGGCAGTTTAAAGCACGCGATGTAATCCTTGAAAACGCCCCCTTCGATACCGAGGGAGTTATGGTATCGATCGAGCCCGACACCGGTCTCGTTCGGGTGATGGTAGGCGGCCGCGATTTTTCTAAAAGTCAATTCAACCGTGCTACATTGGCGCTCCGCTCGCCGGGATCTACGTTCAAGTTATTTCCTTATGCAGCAGCAATCGATCTAGGCCTTAAACCGGAGACCATTGTTGTTGACGCTCCACGCTGCTGGAACGGGTACTGTCCCAGAAATTTTGGAAAAAAGTATTTCGGGAAAATTTCCTTAGCCGACGCCTTGAAAAACTCCCTCAACACCGTGGCAGTTCAGTTGCAAGACACAGTTGGTTTTGATGCCATCATAAAAACCGCTAATCAATTTGACATAGGCACTAATCGGCCATTGGGCAAGTACTACCCGATGGCGATAGGTGCCTATGAACAGACAGTCCTCGATATGGCAGCAGCCTATGCCGGTGTTGCTAATCGTGGCATGTTTATAAAGCCAACTCCTTTTGAAGAAATCCGTGGACCGGAAGACCACGTTCTCTGGAGTCGCAGGGTAGACGGATTTCGGGGTCGGCGAGCACTCGATATTGATGTAGCCGATACTATGAACTGGATGTTTCAGCGGGTTGTGTCCGGCGGAACTGGTATTGCCGCAAAACTTGAAGATCGACAGGTAGCTGGTAAAACCGGCACCTCAGAGGGCGCACGCGACCTCTGGTTTATCGGTTCTATCCCCCAGTTGACGACGGCTGTCTGGTTTGGTCACGATAACAATCGGGAAACCAAAAGCAATAGTGGTCAAGCCGCTTGGGCCTGGAAACAATATATGTTGCAGATCGAAAAGGAAATTCCTATTCAAACATTCCCCCCCAAGCCGGTACTGAACCGTCCGTGGCGGGTGCCGGGTAAGGAAGAGTTGAAGATTACAGAGAATGAAACTGTTTATGCTGGTCGTAAACATGAGGACGAACCTACCGATTCTTCAGGGGTAATTGAGCTTGTACCTCAGGCACCATCACTTGGCAGTCCGTTTCCCCAACTGCGTCCAGCCCCTGCGCCTCCTCTCAGGGAATCTGCACAAACTTTAAAACGGAATTGGTTAAAGCCTAAAATTCAAGCGCGTTGAAATAGGGTTGGACAAACCTCGTTCCCAATTTTACCTTTGTACGGCCACAGCAGTTGCTTTTAAAACAACTTTGATGAAGAACAGACACCGACAGCGGATCTATTACGGGATTCATAAATCCTCAATCGCCCCTAGCTGCATATAAAAGCACGATACGCTCATGAACAAAATCAAGATCACAGCAAAGCCGAGTTGCGATATGTATCTTTCACATAAATAACTCGGGCTAGTAAGTGAGTTAATCTATGGCTCAAAGTAATTTACACCACCTAACCACACTTCTCCAAGACACATCACTTTCCTTTTAAGACAGCACAAATGCTCAAGAAGCCTGCCAGTCTGGGTGTTAGCAATACAGCCATATGATTTTTAGACATATAAATATTTTTCGCCCTACCCCGAAAGATTGGAAAGTAATAGTTATGGCCCGGCGCCTTATATGCCATCTTGGATTTGACGCGTGAAAAGATCAGAGGTTGGCATTACATGCCGATGTTACCGTCGCCGCACCTAACCAGGCAAGTGCTACCTCAGGAAAGGCAGAATGGCAGGCGAGTAATGAAAAATACTCTTGGTCCGATTGAGTCGTCAATTACTAGGTTTTTTCCTGAGTTTTTCAGAGACAAGTGCCTTTCACTCACTTTCTGAGCTCTAGTAATGCCTCGAGGCAAATCATTTACAGACGAAGGCCAAACGATTACAATCTCTTTCTGTTGGTCTGGCCGCACAGTAGCTAAGTAACGATTTTCGCGACATACGAGCAAATAATGCATCTTCTTATAATTCTCTAGCTATAGGAGACTTCCAGATTCAGCCTAACCTGTGTTACTTAAAGCGCGATGCTGGTAAGTCAAGTATTTTACAAACTAGCTTGGTTACACCAACTTTTTCTCAGAACTCTTTGGGGCGTGACTTTGAGTGCAACGTTCTAAGACCAAGTTTACATGGGCTTTCATGGCGGCCGCACTCCACGCTTAACATTGTCTGTTAAACGGAGTAGTCCACATGAGCGGTACGTCTGGATGCCAGAGAAATTTTTTTAATTGCAAGCGACCATCCAGGCAAATTGGAATACCCTCAGCAATAAGCAACTCCCTCTGAATCCAGTCACTGCCTTCACGAGTACAGCTCATTGAGACTCGGCCTTTAGCATTCACTACGCGGTGCCAGGGAACATCAGATGGTAGTCGGAGTCGCCTGAGCGCCCAACCCACTTGCCGACCATACCCCCACGTGCCCATCAGGTCAGCTATTTGTCCATAGGTAGCCAGCTGGCCATGAGGTATCCGCCTCACAGTGGAATAAACACTCTGATCAAAAGAACATTCTGGCATTAATTCTGCGCTCAAGAAGCCTCCCACATACGCATTTTGCAACAAGTAAGGCAGGCTGTCGTATCTATCCTGCCATCCTAAAATGCCAAAGAGAGGTTCTGAGGATTGTCTAATGTGCAATTACCCAAGGGTTTCCATTTAAATTTTCCTTTCGATTTTTTCATGCCCCTGCTGCCGCGTCGGTTTCAACGATTCAAGTCTGTCTTGAATCACCGCATGGCAGATCTCACCGTGCTACTCGAGCATGTGGAGAAGCCTCATAATCTCTCTGCCATTCTGCGTAGCTGCGATGCCGTTGGGGCATTGGAAGCCCATGCTGTGAACCTAGATGGCCGGCCACTGCGCACTTATAACAGCACTGCTCAGGGCAGTCAGAAATGGGTACCCCTCAATGACCATCCCGATATAGAGACGGCTGTCAGTGTCCTGAGGAACAAAGGGTTCCAGTTGTTTGGTACCTATCTTGGGATGGATGCTAAGGACTACCGCGACTGCGACTTCACCGGTCCAACAGCCTTTGTTTTTGGAGCTGAAAAATGGGGGCTAAGCCATCGAGCTCGGGATCTGATGGATGAAATTCTATTTATTCCAATGCGAGGTATGGTGCAGTCTCTGAATGTCTCCGTTGCTACGTCTACACTCCTTTTTGAGTCATTGCGACAGCGGCAAATTATGGGGATAGCACCCACTCAAGGAGAGGGGCTTCAGCCAAACCATTACCAGCGGCTGCTACTTGAATGGTCTTATCCAGAAGTTGCCGCCTGGTGTCGTGAGCAAAACAAGCCCTACCCAGCTCTCAATGAAGCCGGGGAGCTCATGGAAGAGCTGCCGCGTACGGTCAAGCTTCGCTATTAAAACCTAATAAAATCTTGATCTTTATAGAAGTTCAGACAACTCGATTGTCACAGACAGACAAGGGATCGATTCGTTAATACACGGTTACATGTTCCTAGGCTAAGAGTTAGGAGGAAGAAATGCTTTAATACGATAATTTTGATCATGTATATCAATAGTTAAGCTATTCTTTTCGATGAGTTTCTGTTCTCGTGATGTGCTGGCTAGTAGCTGTACGGGGGTTTAATCTCACTCTCAGTAGGAGTTGTTGTAGATTGCTTCAGACAAACAAAAGGCAATTAGCTAAATTCATCCTTCTCTAGAAGTAGATTTTGGCCGGATAACAAAGTTAAATACCATAATGGCAGTTTCAATGACTTCTTCAAAACAAATTAAGCTGGCTATATCACTCAGAGTGATTTTTACTAATTAACTAGAATTAGGATGGTTACTGCGGGTACAGAAATTCGACTCTCTAAACTCACTGTAATAATATACTAAATAATATAATCTCAGTCTGATGCTGGGCGAGCTTCACTACCACTTAACCAAGCTTCGATCCCTTCACCAAGAAACGAAAGACCGAGCACAAGGGTGAACATAGCTAATCCTGGGAATAAGG comes from the Synechococcus sp. M16CYN genome and includes:
- a CDS encoding MGMT family protein, which codes for MPECSFDQSVYSTVRRIPHGQLATYGQIADLMGTWGYGRQVGWALRRLRLPSDVPWHRVVNAKGRVSMSCTREGSDWIQRELLIAEGIPICLDGRLQLKKFLWHPDVPLMWTTPFNRQC
- a CDS encoding PBP1A family penicillin-binding protein, producing MNHTRLHWVFIAGTAAAVGIGTAFGTRAFTQLVDSKLPDARGIASFNRPGTITLLSSRGRVIQKLGPATRDKVRPGGMPLIVQQAFISAEDRRFFQHDGVDSWGIARAIVTNVRQGAIREGASTITQQLARIVFLSQDRTITRKLKEAALSLKLERQLSKQQILEQYLNHVYLGSGAYGVSDAAWIYFSKTPDQLTIPEAALIAGLPPAPSIYSPLVNPGLAIKQRALVLNRMVQSGWISRDAAKTASESPLALKPATPKYFNSAAPYFTTWVAKELPKLVTPEQLEVGGLKVRTSLILDWQFKARDVILENAPFDTEGVMVSIEPDTGLVRVMVGGRDFSKSQFNRATLALRSPGSTFKLFPYAAAIDLGLKPETIVVDAPRCWNGYCPRNFGKKYFGKISLADALKNSLNTVAVQLQDTVGFDAIIKTANQFDIGTNRPLGKYYPMAIGAYEQTVLDMAAAYAGVANRGMFIKPTPFEEIRGPEDHVLWSRRVDGFRGRRALDIDVADTMNWMFQRVVSGGTGIAAKLEDRQVAGKTGTSEGARDLWFIGSIPQLTTAVWFGHDNNRETKSNSGQAAWAWKQYMLQIEKEIPIQTFPPKPVLNRPWRVPGKEELKITENETVYAGRKHEDEPTDSSGVIELVPQAPSLGSPFPQLRPAPAPPLRESAQTLKRNWLKPKIQAR
- a CDS encoding TrmH family RNA methyltransferase, with translation MPLLPRRFQRFKSVLNHRMADLTVLLEHVEKPHNLSAILRSCDAVGALEAHAVNLDGRPLRTYNSTAQGSQKWVPLNDHPDIETAVSVLRNKGFQLFGTYLGMDAKDYRDCDFTGPTAFVFGAEKWGLSHRARDLMDEILFIPMRGMVQSLNVSVATSTLLFESLRQRQIMGIAPTQGEGLQPNHYQRLLLEWSYPEVAAWCREQNKPYPALNEAGELMEELPRTVKLRY